Genomic DNA from Cloeon dipterum chromosome 3, ieCloDipt1.1, whole genome shotgun sequence:
TGGCtccatttaaaatgttatttaatcaTTTACATTATTAGGCTGATTTCTTTCGGAAAGGTTAAAAACTGCAGGGAAGTTTTATTCAGTGTGAAACAAAAGCGAGAGCCACAGGAAGTTGAAAACCTCAGTTATATCAGTTTGATGTATTAACGCTACTCACATTGCATCTTTTCTTGgccggtggcggcggctgagCAGGCTGTGGCTCCGATGTAGACGCTTTAGTCCATTGTCGTCGACGCACCTCTCCCAGCAACCGACACATGTCCTTGGCCTCCTTCTGGACAGCCTGATTCAAGTTGTGCCCCACCACGTACAGTGTCTCCGGGCTTGTCCGAGGTCGATTGTCAAGGACAAAGTGGTTTAGGTGGATTTGCTTGACGAATGTGGGGCTTGCCAATGGGTCCGGACAGTCGTTTGGTGGCTTCTGGGTTGAGATTGGCGGCAGCAAAGGTTTCCTGTTCAAGTCACTTTCAGACGCAACTTCTGGCTGCTGAGAGAGCAACTGCAGAgtttttgtctgaaaataaaaccaaaatatcaattaataaaatcaataggCGAGCTTAAAGCcttcaaaaataaagttagAAATTAGAGATCAAtgataattacaaattaaggCCCGTAGTTacgtaattatttattttcataatttttttgaacttCTAATCAGCATGTCctgtgggctatgagctcaccagaATCACCAgatcccaataacaccgccaagCGGATAAAATTGGGCCCAAGtagccgcagaggagcttgggccccaTGTGGCCATTTTTTCGTCattgattgaaacgccagacagtTATTTTGTCACTAATTCCGTTGGAAAGTTGCAagaaccagcaagtggcgaggcGGCACTAATGCGCCTCCCAGCCAGTTGAACTATTCAAGCATTTCAAGCCActtaactaaccaccttttgccatctctgacattgagCAGCCAGATTTATATCTCCAAAaagctcaaatatctcccattgtcTTTACACTACTAAAGGAATACTTTAACAAAGCAAGCCAAGGactgattcaaatttaataaatggcTATAAACAAAAACGATCTTATTTGTTCCCTTAAtccaaataaaacattttctgatcacactattaaatttgaatttaaacaagaCAAGTACCTTTTTCTTTATGGAGAGTTTTTCAATTCTTTGCTTCAGGTCCTCGATTTTGCTCCTTGTGATTGCATTTTGCACTTCTCGAGTATCAGTCAAAGGAGCAGGCATGATCAAAGGCAAACGCTGGTCGGCCCCAAAATCGCTCACATTGTTCTCCCTTCagctcaaaaataatttcaagggTTTAAAAACACACTAACGCGCTTACAGCAGTAACTCAGGACTAGGCCAGTCTTCCTTGAGAGGTGAAAAACTACCATCCTCGTTTTTCACCATCTTCAGCAAACTCAGGTACTCTCCTTCTTGCGTCAGCAGCACTATGTGGCTGCCAGAAGGAACAGGCTCGAAATCTCTGCGAGAGAAGGTTTTAGACAGTCGGAACATTGGGCTCATCATTTGATAATACTGCTCAAAGTCGTCTCCACTGCATGTGAGAACTGGTATTCGACGAGTCGAAATCGGTCCGCCTCGAAGAGACAACACCAGTTTCAGTTTAGAGCCATTTTTCAGGCCGCACTCAGAAAGGGTTGCTGTGTCGTTTTGTAACTCTTTGAGATTGTGGATTAGGTGCTGGTGGGCTACTGGAATTcctgtaattaattaaaaaggaaatgagaAGTGACATTATCTATTTAAGTATAATATTTACTCATTATAACTCATTTCTAATGATttcaagcaaatatttgatcaCAAGACTCGACGTAAATTATGAGGAATAGCCCAGTGTTAAGAAAATCAAGATAAAACTTGTAAAAAGAACCACTGAATGGCATTGGCAATGCACTGCATTGAATGTCAAAACACTTCCAATAAAGtgtataataatatgtatttctgTGAAAGCCTCGAGATTATCATCAATCACCATtcggttaaaaaaaaacgtttaaacAAAGGCAAAAGATGTTTCGTGACCACCGAATTatcgtaataataaaaaacggggTGTCCTTGAGCAAGCGAAACGCACCCTCGACGTGTTGGATCTTCGATTTTATGGAAAGCAGCGTCTCGGAGGGCGAGGCGGTCATTTCGAAGGCCGTCCCTGACAAGGTCTCGACGATGATTTCGATCTGCTGGTGCTTGGAGCTGCCAGGGACGCCGGCGTACCTGCTGGCCCTGCTGTCCAAAGGCTTTCGGCGGCTATTGCTTCTTGACATCTTCCTCTTTGGTGCTCACTGTTCCGTGCCAAATTCGCGCATTTCCTCCCGCGGCCCCTTCGATTTCACTCTGCGAACAGACCGGATTCCAAACTTACGACTGTGTCGAAGGTGAGGTGCCTCCCTCGGCTTACCTGCAGCGGGTGGAAGTCGCAGAATAGATCACTGCCGTCTCATTTTCGTAtgctatattttttgtatgatGTCTGCTCTGCGGAACCATATGATCGAGCGGGATCCGGGTGGGGATTCTTCAAGGGCCTCAGCGCACGCGCCCTCCTCTGTCTCGACTGGTGCCCGCCAACTCATAACAATATAACTCAATGTATTTTACCACCGTCACCGCGTGTTCTCTGCACACTGCACAGCCGCCGCTTTTAACGTGattttttcatcttaaaaatgttaaaaatgagcaaaaattattccttcaactcaaagtttcattttaaattttaaaatcagactAACCCTAGGGaaagctcaaaattgaaatgcaaaaaatagcaaaattattttcaaatattatcttaaaaatCGGCAAACAAAATCTAATCACAAAAAGtggcatatatttttttatttaacaaaattagaaGAATTAAAAGTCTAATAACCTTAGAAACCGCTGTAGCTACCAGCTCCTTTTGgtatatcttttaaattttaaaattaacaatatttattccttaaatcaatcatttttattgattaaactAGACTGAAATTCAACTTATATAAGTGGGGCCTTTCAGTGTTTGGTTCCGATCATTCTTCGCAAGGATGTCCTTCGCAAATGTAAAGGCTTTGGGTGTCGCACTTATTGTCATTCCATAGATGGTTTGCCTCATGCCACAATTCGATGCAGTGCTCACTTCTACTCTGAGCGTTGTCAGGCTGGTCAGGGGCCCAGTTGATGAAGGGGCCCACCGAATGCCCCGTTGCTTCCCAATAGAAGGCGCCTTCGTGACCTAGATCGGAGCCCGAAGTCCAGAATCGTTCGCCGGGCATTAACACTATGTGCGaagataatttatattaaattattgttgatcataatttcataaaattgtcaaatgaaaataaatataatatggtACCGATGTTTTCAAGGACTGCATTGTTTTCCTCAGCACTTTCAATGCTCAGAAGCCTCATTCCTTTTATTCTGCAATCGTTCTTTGCTTGTACCCAACCggccttatttttttaaaaatgaagttttaacaacatttaaaatatttgaaaattaaatttttaccctgTTTGCAGAAATTTCGTAGGTGGAATTCCCAAAAGTGAATCTTGAGcctaaaaattcacaaaaaaataaaagaaatttagttaaaaatatgtgataaaagctttttataaGTGTTGTTCGAAGCTGGGAAAGTAAAGAATTGGTAACTTACTCACTCTCTTGGCCCCAGTTCCGTTCTgtggaggaaataaaaaaagagattaaCTCGCGCCATAGCAGATGAGgcagagaatttttttttatttttaccgacACCGCGATGCAGAAGCagatgacaaaaataattgcgttGTAGGAGCTCATCTTGAACTTTTCCTTCAAAAATGATGTCTTGTGTTACAGTGCGATTTCTGATTGTTTGTCCATCCAAAAACCTCTGCTCTTGAGATAACAGCGTTTTGATGGGAATGTACCTTGAGATTGCCTCCTTGAATTGTTGAAAAACAAACTTCTATTGGGTTGCAAGCCAATATCATTCAGTTTTTATCACTACAGAGCAGATCAGTATTTTTGGGTTCAAAAGTTTAGCGCACACAATAATTCAACGAGAAGCATGATGCGGATAGTGAAAGCGACGTTTGGAATTCTTCTCCTGGGCGCAATCCACCATACGGTATATAATTATATGCAATTGCTAGtaaattttgaactaaaaatgtgtttatgcTGGACAGATTGCTGCTAATATTGAAAGTAGGTTGTTTGTTCCTTTAAGGGAAAACTTCAGCCGCGTATAATTGTGTTGAATTTTAGCTTTGAAGCCTTTTTCTGCAAAGTTCACCCACGAGGATGGAGTCTATGATATATCTGCTTTGCGGGTAGAGACAAAGATCTTATTTTAATAGGCGTTTCCGGGAAAAATCGTTCTTTTCAGCTTGACTGGTTCAGCGCAAGAAACTTGTGCAGAATCCAAGGAAAGGACTTGGTGAGCATTGAAACGGTCAGCGAAAACAGCGCCATCATGAACGCAGTCAGTacgtaaaaatgaaacagatttaaaaatgtctgtATTAAACTTCATCACTGATATTTTTAGGCGCAATGACGACCGAATCTTTTTGGATTTCCGGCTCTGACCTTTTCCAAGACGACGCATTCTACTGGGACTCTACCGGAGTTGCCATCGGTCCGTTCCAAAACTGGGGACCTGATGAGCCTTCTGGGGATGGAGACTGCGTCGAGCTGAACATCGACATGAACCACTTGTGGAACGATTACGACTGCGACGCGGAAAAACTGTTCATTTGCGAATGGCACCCATGTCCCAACGTCACaagcttttgaaaatttgctctcacaaaataaataatttcaaatacatTTCAACGATTTTAACTCAGTCTTTTGTGCAATCTTTTCTcccgtttttaaattaatttatcaaataaaaaaagtaatgaATTCGCAAAGACGATTTTTTCAACGAAAAGATAAGAataaagtcaatttttaatattgtttcgATTCGATTTGGCCTGATTGGCTGTAGATGGCGGTGCGAATAAAAATCTAAGCGGCAGGGTCAGTGACTTGGACTTTTAGCCTGCGTCCAGACAAAGCGCAGAATATGCGCGCCGGGTTTACTTCTCCCGTCCCAGAAGGCACGATTTCACGTGAGATACACAAAAGAAATCACGAAAGCAAAGAAAGGCACTGGCTGGAAAAAAGACGCAGACTGCTGGACGGGTTCACGACTGTTTGCACGTTTCCCCCTTTATCGCTATTGTTTCattccaaattgaaattccattcTCCACAGCTTTTTTTAGCTCCTACATAATATGTTATATAACGTtaccttttttttattttaatttctccttCTCCTTTGAATTGAAGAGAGGAAATTAATCTAGATGAATCCATGCGTTGAAATCCCCCCATGTTGACTTTTTTGACTCGAAAGAATATCGAACAAGCTAATAAACTGTTTCGCAGGCATCGCTCTTTGGTGAATCATTCGCCCTTCATAATATACACACATTATACAAGCGCACACGTGTGCAAATATGATGATGCTGTTGCTCTCGAGCTACAGCATCCTCCCACTATTAACGTAGCAAAAAAGGCTGCAGCATGATACACTTCGCCTCTCTGCTGCTCCAcctaattttcatgaaatagcAGTTCTcatttctagaaaattaaaactaactgcaaatgcaaataattttgtttaacgCATTTACCGAATTTAGAATGggtttttaaagataaatggacaataatttaacaaaatatattatgttttataTCATCAATTCGTACAAACTATCAACTTTgtcagtttcaatttttaattacgagATATTCTTGTTCTTTAAGCAgcactaaaaatattgttaataatCTTAATTATAGACAAAATGATTCGCATCAtatggtcaaatttttcaaaacgtaGAGGAAAATACGGAAACAAAAGTAATCACTCTGTGGTTGTTCGGTCTCTTCGAAGTctcattcaaaatcaattacattgataatttcattgaaataaaatgtcgTTAAAtcttaatcaattttaaattttagttaaaattacagagagaaaatcattaaaaatgttttcaactaCTGACCGTGTGTtgttaaagattaaaaaaggaaaattttcaatttaaacaaaatgagcAATTTTGATCTGCATCAAAAGAGTAGGCCGCTGAACGTAACAAATTGCAACCGTGCGTCGGCGAGCGCTGGAGCTAAGCAGAGGGGGCCGCGGGCGGGGAGGGAACTTCCAGCCAGCCGAGCGAGTGGAGCGGCGTTGCCGGCCGCCAGCCAGCACGGACAGCGAGTGCGAGTGAGTCGTGCGAGGAGAGGACGAGAGGAGAGCACCTTCCGCGCCAGCCTGCACTCGCTTCGCGCCCACTCGGCCAAATCTGTTTTCGACGGAAAAGCTGCGAGGAAAGCGcgttttccgcattttccaCTGCCGGTGAGTTCCGTCGCCACGCAAAGTTTAGTGTTGTACCGTTGACTTTCGTTCCTGGCCGAAGAAAATTACGCGAGAGGGTTGTTCACCACTTTCCGCTCGCGCTTTGTTTGCTTTGCTGCGCCGCCAGCTGATTCACCTGACGCGAGGCcgctttttcagctttttcctCCAGGGTTTCGCTCGGCTGGAAGGGAAGTGAGTCACACGAATATTTTGCAGCATGAGagcatatattatattttgaaattacgaAACGtgatgatttaaaaagaagttaaaataatagtttGAAGGTATTATTTTTGTCGATGTCGATGCTctcttttggaaaaaatatcttttggtTTTACgggaaaatattataaattttttaatagattaacaggtattaattattgtttttcagtCATATtacattataattaaaaaacctatTACTCTGTATACtgctaaaatgtaaaaacgtttttttaaatttatcctttatttttaaatttaagcaaaacaAGTTTTTCTTATGTTATTACCTGATTTATAGTCCTATAGAActattttaagatattttcccAGGGCGATTAGCAAGccccaaattttttatttccactctTATGCACATCTCTAGGACTTTCTGCTCATAAATTAATCCTAAGCTTTTCGGCATATT
This window encodes:
- the LOC135939878 gene encoding AN1-type zinc finger protein 4-like yields the protein MSRSNSRRKPLDSRASRYAGVPGSSKHQQIEIIVETLSGTAFEMTASPSETLLSIKSKIQHVEGIPVAHQHLIHNLKELQNDTATLSECGLKNGSKLKLVLSLRGGPISTRRIPVLTCSGDDFEQDFEPVPSGSHIVLLTQEGEYLSLLKMVKNEDGSFSPLKEDWPSPELLLENNVSDFGADQRLPLIMPAPLTDTREVQNAITRSKIEDLKQRIEKLSIKKKTKTLQLLSQQPEVASESDLNRKPLLPPISTQKPPNDCPDPLASPTFVKQIHLNHFVLDNRPRTSPETLYVVGHNLNQAVQKEAKDMCRLLGEVRRRQWTKASTSEPQPAQPPPPAKKRCNVCRRRLNITNSHTCRCSGIFCASHRYAETHDCSFDYKAEGRKYLSQTNPLVVLPKLPKI
- the LOC135939443 gene encoding C-type lectin 37Db-like, translated to MSSYNAIIFVICFCIAVSNGTGAKRVSSRFTFGNSTYEISANRAGWVQAKNDCRIKGMRLLSIESAEENNAVLENIVLMPGERFWTSGSDLGHEGAFYWEATGHSVGPFINWAPDQPDNAQSRSEHCIELWHEANHLWNDNKCDTQSLYICEGHPCEE
- the LOC135939442 gene encoding perlucin-like, which encodes MMRIVKATFGILLLGAIHHTIAANIETLKPFSAKFTHEDGVYDISALRLDWFSARNLCRIQGKDLVSIETVSENSAIMNAVSAMTTESFWISGSDLFQDDAFYWDSTGVAIGPFQNWGPDEPSGDGDCVELNIDMNHLWNDYDCDAEKLFICEWHPCPNVTSF